One window from the genome of Leptospira broomii serovar Hurstbridge str. 5399 encodes:
- a CDS encoding ankyrin repeat domain-containing protein — MNHQFSEKFLRFFTLISIVFLTDCASRLASVIEKGNNEQAVKMLEAGSNPNDLRTCNTPLYMAAKKGELALVQLLIKKGADPNLRSRECNYKDIFGQYKANNRSPLEAARTLEIAKILFEAGADPRWGSYEVTDTITNWTPLYRAILAERYDIARYLVEKGANVNLYDDMNGKHILLRLLSERKDSRANILRGLILAKGAKELSFVDSLKKNISDSPTRTYRHIPTGNVTIMTPEMISYLKESPNQAVPITYSIADGGYYHYSEFEWTDTKQNLHEWLILKRAEYEALKKKK, encoded by the coding sequence ATGAATCATCAGTTCTCGGAAAAATTTCTGCGTTTCTTTACCTTAATATCGATCGTTTTTCTAACGGACTGCGCTTCCAGATTGGCTTCCGTAATTGAAAAGGGAAATAACGAGCAAGCCGTCAAAATGCTGGAGGCAGGAAGTAATCCGAACGACTTGAGAACTTGCAATACCCCTCTTTATATGGCTGCGAAAAAAGGCGAGTTGGCATTGGTGCAACTTCTTATAAAAAAAGGAGCGGATCCGAATCTACGTTCTCGGGAATGTAATTATAAGGATATATTCGGACAATACAAAGCTAACAATCGGAGCCCGTTGGAAGCGGCAAGGACGCTGGAAATTGCGAAGATTCTTTTCGAGGCCGGTGCGGATCCTCGCTGGGGAAGCTATGAGGTTACGGATACTATAACAAATTGGACGCCACTCTATAGAGCGATACTGGCGGAACGGTACGATATCGCGAGATATTTAGTCGAAAAAGGTGCGAACGTCAATTTATACGACGATATGAACGGAAAGCATATCCTCTTGCGATTGCTTTCGGAAAGGAAAGATTCGAGAGCAAATATTTTGCGTGGCCTGATACTGGCAAAAGGCGCTAAAGAATTAAGCTTTGTGGATTCGCTTAAAAAAAATATTTCGGATAGTCCGACTAGGACTTATCGACATATTCCCACCGGAAATGTAACGATAATGACTCCTGAAATGATTTCTTACCTAAAAGAATCGCCCAACCAAGCCGTTCCGATCACTTATTCTATCGCGGACGGGGGATATTACCATTATTCCGAGTTTGAGTGGACGGATACCAAACAAAACTTGCATGAGTGGTTGATTCTGAAGCGAGCCGAGTACGAGGCTTTAAAAAAGAAGAAATAA